One window of Rissa tridactyla isolate bRisTri1 chromosome 12, bRisTri1.patW.cur.20221130, whole genome shotgun sequence genomic DNA carries:
- the SYCP2 gene encoding synaptonemal complex protein 2, protein MADRNEMQFEKLIDEATRKKDFQLLEQFLATEDCENVSHKCSKQFVNKLDKLLCRELERQEVKSISALLNSIQKCGKKVSIAGEDGLPAMIKYGLIGRMVNWFEKVKGILILRGHEKNEMLTNLAEDFFNVLLAICDSRPEGKMQILENFVLRTCALITDVRISIYVQQEVVRKLNLMLDNMPRDARKKIFSSKEMLLVMSDMGRRILDAGDYDLQVAITEALCRMISEKQRGELACQWFSMEFVSNAFKGIKDSEFETDCRKFLNQVNGMLGDKRRVFTYPCLSAALDKYELQIPLDENLEEFWIDFNVGSRSISFYVAADDTDHQWETVIIPEEEVDLYSLEEKGSKKLLTIDLKSRMNVGSQEGEKFFLYFDSILEIKDVTRKIYGLSKCKGFSKKQSASVAKTTVHVVFDESGSQVLVPESQLSPCLEEKSEEEEKLSKYKTQQLPGTSRTLSKNNHQQKCRGGSSKITTSGKKKVSEASVLIPGTTRFSTRSPLVFVSTSTPCKGRFKLPLEMMSSAERSNNNAINETRTKNFYQEPTGRMCAEEVLEMIKEAEIEATKKQNLDDALDIVPDSQPVERTDKPLLSGLLESSFDKTKMLKKRACSVPEQNITTGDKQKLHPSLTHTSHPGRVSETSLHSDATKEEPDLFRKETANPKQSKMKTKSKEMTDATKSLITKISDRYKVKTDEKSKPRYSLDFNRPHLNKSSVSKEEVQHRNPTTTTFLNVTASRIMDDVYNFNISGFDEPTIKLGVPELHVTELSVHTDPNKKGNPDDRKTSTEVKGRKKTRNNQNKKHLFSDTDTEYRADDSKTDISWLQESNRKSKAQLTDYSRNKNLGKPISTDKTDKFSEPACHMEKPKGKNANKKKRNKCKKQDSRTDETIEQTIRQKRPRRAALAKNYKEPSSSESESERKSSACNSKEEKSKIQKHMNGENKDDTQQKELQNILSMEPKRVANSVHKAFIKPKNSAKEKEIEVPSSESPASLETMRCAERVSEDVPQELTCSERSPGLQELTPEKTEVLNFEKGISPNNLYLQKKNIQSICLNQSPEVTVKKLTFGNKSFSPVLTEASLLSLTTYKTVSGKHTKGSVSETHDNNEDSSFRHGFSDILSIKGKLQDITKPVARSKEEECVPRSPLSVTSGSEEPYGPIHESGPTIQTFLKRRYHSDTESNSDEVETSKEEEKKGKRRTKLQPRKLFKTDDAVTYRVSESVSTVSVNDMSLLDGEIWEPGCSTISVCQKLQKEFTKKIESRSQKMDHFTKQSLRATHEHLTTMSYQLHECRIRQLDKFHFALLEELENFEKDSQSLKNLEKEFSTFWKKHTHTFSTYMKNEQQRIQILKSSFEKNIYHTVDYEEHIFTSEMHLMKEDIKGLQEKLLKEMQEEELCNVRRGLQTLFQGEDRILK, encoded by the exons ATGGCAGACAGGAATGAGATGCAG TTTGAAAAGTTAATTGATGAagctacaagaaaaaaagatttccaatTATTAGAACAATTTCTGGCAACAGAAGACTGTGAAAATGTCTCTCACAAATGCAGTAAACAGTTTGTCAACAAATTAGATAAGCTTCTCTGTCGG GAACTTGAGAGACAAGAAGTCAAAAGCATTTCCGCTTTGCTAAATTCTATCCAGAAATGTGGGAAAAAAGTCAGCATAGCAGGAGAAGATGGGCTGCCAGCAATGATAAAATACGGTCTCATTGGGAGG atGGTTAATTGGTTTGAAAAGGTAAAAGGAATTTTGATCCTCAGAGGACATGAAAAGAATGAAATGCTTACAAATCTGGCTGAAGATTTCTTCAACGTGTTGCTG GCTATATGTGATAGCAGGCCTGAAG GTAAAATGCAAATACTAGAAAACTTTGTTCTGAGAACATGTGCTCTCATCACTGATGTAAGAATTAGTATTTATGTTCAACAGGAG GTAGtaagaaaacttaatttaatGCTTGACAACATGCCTCGagatgccaggaaaaaaatattttcttcaaaggaaatgtTGCTTGTCAT GAGTGACATGGGGAGGAGAATTTTGGATGCTGGAG ACTATGACCTGCAAGTCGCCATTACGGAAGCTTTATGCAGAATGATATCAGAGAAACAAAGAGGAGAACTGGCGTGCCAGTGGTTTTCCATGGAGTTTGTGTCCAATGCATTTAAAGGAATTAAAGATTCTGAGTTTGAAACA GATTGCAGAAAATTTCTTAACCAGGTGAACGGCATGCTTGGAgacaaaagaag GGTTTTTACATATCCGTGTTTATCAGCAGCTCTTGATAAATATGAG ctacAAATACCACTGGATGAAAATCTTGAAGAGTTTTGGATTGATTTCAACGTTGGTAGCAGAAGTATATCTTTCTATGTGGCAGCAGATGATACA GATCATCAGTGGGAAACAGTCATTATACCAGAAGAAGAGGTAGATCTGTACAGCCTTGAAG AAAAAGGTTCAAAGAAATTATTAACCATAGATCTAAAAAGCCGAATGAATGTGGGTAGTCAAGAAggagagaaattttttttatattttgattcTATCTTGGAAATCAAAGATGTAACCAGAAAGATCTATGGATTAAGTAAATGTAAG GGCTTTAGTAAGAAGCAGTCTGCATCAGTTGCCAAAACAACTGTACATGTCGTCTTTGATGAAAGCGGATCGCAG GTTCTGGTACCAGAAAGTCAGTTGTCCCCatgtttggaagaaaaatctgaagaggaggagaaacTCAGTAAGTACAAAACGCAGCAACTTCCTGGAACTTCGAGGACTCTGAGTAAAAATAACCATCAACAAAAATGCAGAGGTGGTTCCTCCAAG ATAACTACGTCTGGTAAAAAGAAGGTGTCCGAAGCATCCGTGCTTATTCCTGGAACTACAAGATTTTCCACAAGGAGTCCACTGGTATTTGTTAGCACAT cCACTCCTTGTAAAGGGCGATTTAAATTACCTTTGGAAATGATGAGCTCTGCTGAAAGGTCTAACAATAATGCAATAAATGAGACCAGAACAAAGAATTTCTATCAAGAACCTACTGGA CGAATGTGTGCTGAAGAAGTTTTAGAAATGATAAAAGAGGCAGAAATTGAGgccacaaaaaagcaaaatttag ATGATGCGTTAGATATTGTTCCTGATTCTCAGCCAGTAGAGAGAACCGACAAACCTTT GTTGTCTGGTCTTTTGGAGAGTTCTTttgacaaaaccaaaatgttgaaGAAAAGAGCATGCTCTGTTCCTGAGCAGAATATAACAACTGGTGACAAGCAAAAGCTACATCCATCATTGACACATACATCCCATCCAG GAAGAGTGTCTGAAACATCTTTGCATTCTGATGCTACAAAAGAGGAACCTGATCTCTTTAGAAAAGAGACTGCAAATCCAAAACAATCAAAGATG AAAACAAAGTCTAAAGAGATGACAGATGCAACAAAATCACTAATCACTAAAATTAGTGACAGATACAAAGTGAAGACTGATGAGAAAAGCAAACCAAGATACTCCTTGGATTTTAACAG GCCACATTTAAATAAATCCAGTGTCTCTAAG gAAGAAGTTCAGCATAGAAACCCGACAACCACTACTTTTCTTAATGTAACTGCTAGTCGTATTAT GGATGATGTCTACAACTTTAACATCAGTGGGTTTGATGAGCCTACAATAAAGCTTGGA gtCCCAGAATTGCATGTTACTGAACTGAGTGTTCATACAGATCCAAACAAAAAAGG gAACCCAGATGACAGGAAAACCAGCACtgaagtgaaaggaagaaaaaaa ACTAGAAACAACCAAAACAAGAAGCATCTCTTTAGTGACACAGACACAGAATATAGAGCTGATGACAGCAAGACAGACATTAGCTGGCTACAGGAATCAAATAGAAAATCTAAAGCCCAGTTAACTGACTACAGTAGAAATAAAAACTTAGGGAAACCAATAAGCACAGACAAAA CAGATAAATTCTCTGAACCTGCTTGCCACATGGAGAAACCTAaaggcaaaaatgcaaataagaaaaaG agaaacaaatgtaaaaaacaGGATTCAAGAACAGATGAAACAATAGAACAAACCATCAGACAAAAACGACCTCGAAGAGCAGCATTAGCAAAAAATTACAAAGAGCCTTCCAGTTCAGAGTCGGAGAGTGAAAGGAAATCTTCAGCATGCAACTCTAAGGAGGAGAAATCAAAAATACAG AAACATATGAATGGGGAAAACAAGGATGATACTCAGCAAAAGGAACTCCAGAATATTCTATCTATGGAGCCAAAGAGAGTAGCTAACTCTGTACATAAAGCATTTATTAAACCAAAgaattctgcaaaagaaaaggaaattgaagTGCCTTCATCTGAGAGTCCTGCATCTCTTGAGACAATGAGAT GTGCTGAGAGGGTATCAGAAGATGTTCCTCAAGAGCTCACTTGTAGTGAAAGATCACCCGGTCTTCAGGAGTTAACACCAGAAAAAACGGAAGTGTTAAACTTTGAGAAAGGGATCTCTCCCAATAATCTCTATCtgcaaaaaaagaatattcaaagTATATGTCTAAATCAGTCCCCTGAGGTGACTGTTAAAAAGTTaacatttggaaataaaagttTCTCACCAGTTTTAACTGAAGCATCTTTG CTCAGCTTAACAACGTACAAAACTGTCAGTGGAAAACATACAAAGGGATCAGTATCTGAAACACACGATAATAATGAAGATTCAAGTTTCAGACACGGCTTTTCAGACATACTTTCTATTAAAGGAAAACTACAAGATATCACTAAACCTGTCGCCAGAAGTAAAGAGGAG GAGTGTGTCCCACGATCTCCATTGTCTGTTACCAGTGGCAGTGAAGAACCTTATGGCCCCATACATGAGTCAG GACCAACTATACAGACATTTCTCAAACGAAGGTACCACAGTGACACAGAAAGCAATTCTGATGAAGTAGAAAcaagcaaagaggaggaaaagaaaggaaagagaagaacgAAGTTACAGcctagaaaattatttaaaacagatGATGCTGTTACTTACAGAG TGTCTGAAAGCGTATCTACTGTATCTGTAAATGACATGTCTCTTTTGGATGGAGAGATCTGGGAACCTGGCTGTTCAACTATCAGCGTATGTCAGAAGCTCCAAAAAGAATTTACGAAGAAAATTGAG AGCCGCTCACAGAAAATGGATCATTTTACTAAGCAATCATTAAGAGCTACCCATGAGCATTTGACAACAATGAGTTACCAGCTTCACGAATGCAG GATCAGGCAGCTGGACAAATTTCATTTTGCTCTCCTTGAGGAACTTGAGAATTTTGAAAAAGATTCTCAGTCCCTGAAAAACTTGGAAAAAGAATTCTCG accTTTTGGAAAAAACATACGCATACTTTTAGTACATACATGAAAAATGAACAGCAGAG aattcaGATTCTTAAATCTTCATTTGAAAAGAACATCTACCATACTGTTGACTATGAAGAACATATTTTTACTTCAGAG ATGCATCTGATGAAAGAAGACATAAAAGGACTCCAAGAGAAACTTCTTAAAGAAATG CAAGAAGAGGAACTGTGTAATGTTCGCAGAGGATTGCAGACACTGTTTCAAGGAGAAGATAGAATTCTgaagtaa